In Arthrobacter sp. B3I9, the following are encoded in one genomic region:
- a CDS encoding MFS transporter, which produces MSKTPRRAGHSRAEAAGPRPSRPRLPRDIKVMLVAAFLIALGFGLVAPVLPQFATTFDVGATAAAVIVSIFAFMRLVFAPAGGALIVRLGERPVYVAGLLIVAASTAACAFAQDYWQLLVFRGLGGAGSVMFTVASMALVIRLAPPESRGRVSGAYASAFLIGNVCGPIVGGLLASFGLRIPFLAYAAALVLAALVVQTQLSHVPAASRAEGGSVPAMELREALRDNAYRAALFSSFANGWATFGVRMATVPLFAVAALGAGPGSAGWALAVFAGGNAAALTVSGRLADDLGRKPMMLAGLLITGAATAAIGSTHELLWFLVASAVAGIGAGLLGPAQQAAVADVVGNERSSGRVLAVFQMTADSGAIIGPVCAGLLADRLGYGWAFGVTGGILVAAAAGWLLARETLRERNPAKP; this is translated from the coding sequence ATGAGCAAGACCCCGCGCCGCGCCGGTCATTCCCGGGCCGAGGCCGCCGGCCCGCGCCCAAGCCGCCCGCGGCTGCCCCGTGACATCAAGGTGATGCTGGTCGCCGCCTTCCTGATCGCGCTGGGCTTCGGCCTGGTGGCGCCGGTCCTCCCCCAGTTCGCCACGACGTTCGACGTCGGAGCCACGGCCGCCGCCGTGATCGTCAGCATCTTCGCGTTCATGCGACTCGTCTTTGCTCCCGCGGGCGGGGCCCTGATCGTCAGGCTGGGCGAACGGCCGGTGTATGTGGCCGGACTGCTGATCGTGGCAGCCTCCACCGCCGCGTGCGCCTTTGCCCAGGACTACTGGCAGCTGCTGGTCTTCCGGGGCCTGGGCGGAGCGGGATCGGTCATGTTCACGGTGGCGTCCATGGCGCTCGTGATCCGGCTGGCCCCGCCGGAAAGCCGCGGCCGCGTCTCCGGGGCCTACGCCTCGGCCTTCCTGATCGGGAACGTCTGCGGCCCGATTGTGGGCGGCCTGCTCGCGAGCTTCGGCCTCCGGATCCCGTTCCTGGCATACGCGGCCGCCCTGGTCCTCGCCGCGCTCGTGGTGCAGACCCAGCTGAGCCACGTTCCCGCCGCTTCCCGGGCGGAGGGCGGCAGCGTTCCGGCCATGGAGCTGCGCGAGGCCCTGCGGGACAACGCCTACCGTGCTGCGCTGTTCTCAAGCTTCGCCAACGGCTGGGCCACATTCGGCGTACGGATGGCCACGGTCCCCCTGTTTGCCGTGGCCGCCCTCGGCGCCGGGCCAGGGTCCGCCGGCTGGGCGCTGGCCGTGTTCGCCGGCGGCAACGCCGCGGCGCTGACCGTCTCCGGAAGGCTCGCGGACGACCTGGGCCGGAAGCCGATGATGCTCGCCGGTCTGCTGATCACCGGCGCCGCCACGGCAGCCATCGGCTCCACGCACGAGCTGCTCTGGTTCCTCGTGGCCTCAGCCGTGGCGGGCATCGGGGCGGGCCTGCTCGGCCCGGCCCAACAGGCCGCCGTCGCCGACGTGGTGGGCAATGAGCGCTCCAGCGGCCGTGTCCTCGCCGTCTTCCAGATGACGGCGGACAGCGGGGCGATCATCGGGCCCGTCTGTGCCGGGCTGCTGGCGGACCGCCTGGGCTACGGCTGGGCTTTTGGTGTCACGGGCGGAATCCTGGTGGCCGCGGCAGCGGGCTGGCTGCTGGCCCGGGAAACCCTGCGTGAACGCAACCCGGCTAAGCCCTGA